From Alienimonas californiensis, a single genomic window includes:
- the lptE gene encoding LPS assembly lipoprotein LptE, which yields MTHAPPIPRRLALVGLGLAAFTGCGYKFGHLADPEIRTVAVPMFTSVADRTGLEIQLTEAVQKEIQTRTPFRLVHEHQADTVLRGQVVGVRKRRLSQSITDDVREAEFAVAVDVTWEDRRGDELNSGSLKIDPGSVPVLSNGEAAFEIGESRATALDDAIQRAARQIVDLMEVPW from the coding sequence ATGACTCACGCTCCCCCGATCCCCCGCCGGCTGGCGTTGGTGGGCCTCGGTCTGGCCGCCTTCACCGGGTGCGGCTACAAGTTCGGCCACCTCGCCGACCCGGAGATCCGCACGGTCGCCGTGCCGATGTTCACCAGCGTCGCGGACCGCACCGGGCTGGAAATCCAACTGACCGAGGCGGTTCAGAAGGAGATTCAAACCCGCACCCCGTTCCGGCTCGTCCACGAGCATCAGGCGGACACCGTCCTCCGCGGGCAGGTCGTGGGCGTGCGTAAGCGCCGGCTGTCCCAGAGCATCACCGACGACGTCCGCGAGGCGGAGTTCGCCGTCGCCGTGGACGTTACCTGGGAGGACCGCCGCGGCGACGAGTTGAACAGCGGCTCGCTGAAGATCGATCCGGGCTCCGTCCCGGTGTTGTCGAACGGCGAGGCCGCCTTCGAGATCGGCGAATCCCGCGCGACCGCCCTCGACGACGCGATCCAGCGGGCGGCCCGACAGATCGTGGACCTGATGGAGGTTCCCTGGTAG
- a CDS encoding endonuclease/exonuclease/phosphatase family protein: MRILSYNIHKGIGGRDRRYRLERIKAVVAAADPDVLCLQEVDRNVRRTRFDDQPRLLAEWFLGRHLPHIGPHPHTEPHSYGDSLARVEPGGEPRPGAVFQMNHALTTGRTLPGGPHRGGYGNLIVSKRPILEAHTVDLTRGRRKKRGAVVALLETEAGPLRLVNWHLGLLDGERQWQVRRLLSHELFEAVGQCVGGALPTLLIGDTNDWRSTLMRGGLGDAGYQLLTNPARQFRSFPAWLPTAALDRAFGLGLPGEGVTATVCGGPGHPLGSPDAAHADASDHLPLIVDLPG; encoded by the coding sequence GTGCGGATTCTCTCCTACAACATCCACAAGGGCATCGGCGGGCGGGATCGCCGCTATCGGCTGGAGCGGATCAAGGCGGTCGTCGCCGCCGCCGACCCGGACGTCCTCTGCTTGCAGGAGGTGGACCGCAACGTCCGCCGCACCCGGTTCGACGACCAACCCCGGCTGCTGGCCGAGTGGTTCCTCGGGCGGCACCTGCCCCACATCGGGCCGCACCCGCACACCGAGCCGCACTCCTACGGCGACTCGCTGGCCAGGGTCGAGCCCGGCGGCGAACCCCGCCCCGGGGCGGTGTTTCAGATGAATCACGCGCTCACCACCGGCCGCACGCTGCCCGGCGGACCGCACCGGGGCGGGTACGGGAACCTGATCGTCTCCAAGCGGCCGATCCTCGAAGCCCACACGGTGGACCTCACGAGGGGCCGGCGGAAGAAGCGCGGCGCCGTGGTCGCCCTGCTGGAGACCGAGGCCGGCCCGCTGCGGCTGGTCAACTGGCACCTCGGCCTGCTGGACGGCGAACGGCAGTGGCAGGTCCGCCGGTTGCTGAGTCATGAACTGTTCGAGGCCGTCGGCCAATGCGTCGGCGGCGCCCTGCCGACGCTGCTGATCGGCGACACCAACGACTGGCGCAGCACCCTGATGCGCGGCGGGCTGGGCGACGCCGGCTACCAACTGCTCACGAACCCCGCCAGACAGTTCCGCAGCTTCCCCGCCTGGCTGCCGACGGCGGCGCTGGATCGGGCCTTCGGGCTCGGCTTGCCCGGCGAGGGCGTGACCGCCACGGTCTGCGGCGGGCCGGGCCACCCCCTCGGTAGCCCGGACGCCGCCCACGCCGACGCCTCGGATCACCTCCCGCTGATCGTCGACCTGCCCGGCTGA